The Cryptococcus gattii WM276 chromosome D, complete sequence region CCCGGGCCCTTTCTCGAGAACCGCATCAATACCCCCTCTCCCATTTAACCTCATTGACAACCCCCTTCccatccttcatcctctccacATTAAACACCAACACATCCGCCGCAATCTCCATCTCACCTTCCGTGTTCCCCGACAAGTGCGGGGTGATGATACATTTCGGGTGGGACCATAGTGGATGTCCATCAGGGAGGGGTTCGGGCTCGGTCACGTCTAGTGCAGCGCCGAATAGGTTCGGGGTGTCGAGAACAGCTAAGAGATCGTCTGTTGTTGTGTggaaaaaaggagaaaaaagTTAGTCTGGCTAATCGTGTGCGTTTAGGTGTTGATAAGTGGGGCGGCGAGAAGACGTACTGGAAGGTATAAGAGACCCTCGACCGACGTTTACAAGCACCGCGCCCTTGGGAAGCATCTCTATTAAATCACTTGTTCAGCTCCATTCTAACTCATTGTGCATTGAAAACGAACCGAGCTTTTCCTTGTTGAGAAAGTGCTGCGTATCAGGCGTGTTTGGTAAATTTGCGACCAGTACGTCGCACTGGTTCAAAAATTCCTTGACCGATTTGGGATCTTTGGTAGAGTAGAAAGCCTCTGGGATGGAGCCTAATGGATATTGAGTCGAGTCTTCTTCGTCAGTCATATACTGCAAGATGAGCATGCGGTGGAACGTACCGTCCTTATCGCCCGTACCGGGGATAATGTACCCGTCCTGAGGCGTCGCTTTGCCAGAAGTGTTGGCGGCTATGATTCGCATACCATGTGCTTTGAGAAGCCTTGCCGTTTCACGTCCCAATGACCCGTAGCCCTTTTTTGTCGAAACAAAGCCATGATTAGTGAGAAAACAAGGGAGATGAGGGGGTTTTATGGTTGATGCTGATGATATGATGGGTACGTACAAGAAGACCGGCGGTACGGTGAAAGGTTTTCCGAGCGTAATACGCTTGACCATACATATCGCATTCTGCTTCAGATAGCCATCTCAGCTCAGTCTAACATGGCAAGTCATTCATCAGCACAGATGCTGCACCCAAACCACTCGAATTTTTTAAACGTACTCTGGCTCCGATGATTTGCCTAGGTAGCTGATGCAACAAAGTGATCACCATCGCCACCACATAGTTCGGAATCGAGAGAACATGAGTCCCCGACGCAGTTGcaagtttgacttctttACTATCCCCCTTGCCTTTCCCCCTCTTTCGCTCTTCCACATAGGCCTTCATTGCGAGGCTGGAAATGGCCTTATCTGCCCCTGCGGAACATAGCTGCACAAGCTCAAGGTTTGGGACATCTGCAAGGGAATCAACGGGAGGACCTCGTCCggtggtgaagaagatttgGATCTTGGAGAGCTCTTCCTTGGTAAATGGCGCAGAGGAAGGGTCGGTACGGTGGATGAAGGAGGTGAAGGTGTCTTGGAGCTTGGAGATGGTGGCTGGGGGGAGATGGACGGTGGATGCGACGGTATAGGGGAGGGACATGGTGAATATAGAGCGCAGTGGCAAGCGTCTGGGTCTGAGCAGTACAGACATGCTATACGCTATTGTTCATTTAATGGCCATCCGTCATGGAAGACACGGATGGATCCCCGGCCAAGTGGATCCCCTCGGCTAAGACCGGGACATAATGTCATGACGTGTAACTTCATAACGTATTAACTTGCCTTGAACCCTTCCCAAGTCTACGTACTCTTCTCAGTTTAAACGAGCTCATCCGTCGTCGGGAACTGAGATGACTCCTAGTCGGACGGCAAAATGCGATTCCACCGATTCAATGTGCAAACGACAAGTCTCTACTCAAAGAGCCACTTGTAGGGGCTAGGGGTACTGTTTTTTTGTTATAGTGACTTTTCGGACAAGCTAATACGCGACTCTTCGTCTCTTTCTGCAGTCCCCTACGTAATCCGCTCTTGGCCTCATCTCTCGCATCCTCGAGCGCTTCCCCAGAAATCTCTTCTACGCCAGACCAACCCAATTTTTACATTGCTTCCCGTCTCTCCAGATAACCGGAGGAGAAACCTTTTTCGCTTTTGACTGACTTCGCGGCATTTCAAGTACAATCGATATCCTGTATATAAGATGGCAGAAATCAGATCTGCCCATGCACAAATCAACAGCAGCGGTGAAAACCTATTCAGACCGAATGCTCGGGTATGTGTAAGGTGGGAGGAAAGGAGGACGAGTTTAGCTTTATCGACATGAAACAAACTATTTTTCTAAAAAATAAATTGAACAAAATGACCTGGTGGAAGTGGCTAAAGCGATGGAATGCCTCTGTTTGTTTCAAGCCAAAAGTAAAAACTACCCTTTAAGTCTTCTAAGTCTTCTTTTGAGCACTCTGCTCTACTCATTTTAGTCGACTGAACCTCTGAATTTATCAACTTGAATCAATTCAATTGGGCACGCCTTGAAACAAGTTGCCGCGAGGGCACGTATTTTGTAGTAGTGTAATGGTTGCGGGTTAGCTGCTAGTAGGAAGAATGTAATGTGGCCAGTTTCAGCAAATATCACTCACATGATCGGAAAGAcaaaggaaaaaaagaacCAAATAAAGGTTGAGAGATTTACATTGTAGAAGACTTATCAAGTATCCCTGGCGCGATATACACAACCATACTTCATACACCCCCATCGCGGACCAATGGAATACACTTTGGATATCCGCGGACAAGATGATACATGATAAGCCCAGACATGGCCCAGTGAAGTATGGTATGTAACTCGTTGAGGTTCGGAATCAGCTGTATTTTATACCCTACGGATGTACATAAAACTTGTCTGCATTTTAAATATGGCGAGCCCTAACACTATTAAAGAGCATGCAAATCATCGTTGTCGTTATTATCGTCCAAACTACATATCAAATGTCAGCGAACAATCCAACTATATGTTGCTCgatgaaggaagaaaagaagtGCTCATGTCAAGACACATTCAAAAAGTCCCAGGCCAAGAAATAAAAAGGGAAAGATTAAACTCACGAGCTTCTCGCTGACCCATCCTGACCAGCCACCAGAGCCCTCAGGCTCATCCCACGCATAATCATTACCACTCTTTACAGCCGCTTTGGCTACCACAGGTTGCACCACTTTGGGTTTTAAAATCTCCTTGTGCTGAACTCTTATGGGTGTCCCAGCCGCCGGTAGGGATACTTGTGATGATGATCCTTGAGGAACTCTTTCCCCGGCTGCCGGGCCAACACCCTCCATAGTTCCACCATTACCAACTTTGAATCCGATCATCCACTGACCGCCCAAGATTTCACCATGTCTCCTCAAAGCGTACGCCGCTCCCAACGGAGCGGTGTACTCGACAATATACCAGTTGGATCCTTCTGGCCCAGGCCGATAAGAAGCAATGGGACCGAATTGAGTGAGATAGGGTTGGAGCGTGGAGAGGATATGGGGTGGAGGCCCAAAGATGTAAAGGGTGGTTGTTGATTTAGTCGGAAGGAGGGATGGAGGGGTGGGAAGCCTGAAAAAAGGACTTAGTCCATGCTCACTATGAATCAAAGCAAAAAAAGTTATTCACTCGTTGGAAGCAACAATAGTGGATACACGGGCTTCTGTCACGCTATCCCGTAAACTGGCCGTTGGAGGCATGTCTTCGTCCATGGGCGCGGGACCGTTCGCAGTGGACGACGAGAGAGCAGCACTCTGCGCCAACGATCGTGCTCGGGTGGTATGTCTTGGTGAGTTGCTGTCCCACAAGAATTAGCTTTCCCTTATCCACACAAAAGATGGTACACATCTACACACCTCTCATGGACAGACCCACTCAACCTTCCTTGAGGACTTCTCCTTTCCCCCTGAGGACTACCGACGGACACACTCATCCCTCCAGTAGGGCTCGTACCTAGGGCTACTCTTCCTGCCTGGGAGGAAGcgaaagaaggaagaaacTTGACTGCATCGGCGGCACGGGAATCTTCAGGATCGAGCTCATCACCGGCGAAACGGGTGCGGGTTGATTGGGAAATGGATTGAGAACGAGAGAGAGTAGGATGAATGGGGGTGGAAGTGTATCGGGATGGTGTTTGGGACCACCAGTCGTTGGACATGATGTATGAAATATATAAATCTAACTCCTAATGGAAAGCGAAGAGTGGTGGAAAGAGATCCGATTTGTTTGCATGAAAATCGCACGGGGGTATTAGCGGGATCACATTTTTCTAATGCGCTTTACTAATCCCCCAATAGTCTAATCCGGCTTATTAAGTGCTTTAGTATAAGAGACCCAGTCAAGCAGCATACATGCAAAAGGCAATTAAATTCAAATATGTATTAGTACTACTACTCATATGCAACAGCGGATAAGAATTCCCAAGTGGATTATACATAAATGAAATTCCGTATACCTACTCATAATCGGAATCAATCTCTATCacatcatcctcatcatcctcttcgtcctcaAACATAAAATCATCCTCATCCAACATGGTCGCATCAATGATCTCCTGCTCCGTCGCCTTACGTGTCTCAAACTCTTTCTGAGGCGCTGATGCAGGTACAGGGTTTGAAGACGACGAGGCCGCCGTGGCAGTCGTCCGTTTTAGAGTATTCCCGCTACCCAGCTTTGCCCATGgatcttctttctcctcatcagcagctttctccttttcctttcccttgccctctccccctccgactctcttcccattcttcaAGGTATTCCCTTCCCCTCCGAAAGGCTGTAGTTCCACTTTCTGTTGATCGGCGAGAGAGGGTTTCGGCGCTTTGGAGGGATCGTAAGGGATGTACTTGAAGCCGAAGAAGAATTTCCCTTCTGGCAAGATGAGTGCTGAAGGAACTTGGGCGTTGGCTGATGATAGAGAGGATGTGTTTATTATTCGAGGGCCGCTGCTTCGATTTAGCAACTGCTGGCCAGGTAAAGGAATGAGGGACTCACTCGGCTCGGTTAATCTTTGAACTCGAATCGACCTCTtcaatcttcttcgccAAACCCTTACCCTTAACCTTTTTTCCGCTCAAACTCTGTCCTACACCAGTAAAGCTCTCCACTGGAGTCTGAGTACCCATACTCGTCCCGGGTCGACTACCGCCCGATACACTAGCTGCGCCCGAAGCAGTGGGTTCATTTGAAGACAAGTCAATGTTAAGTTTATCCGCCATGGTGGGGATCGGTTTCGGTTCCGGCCGGGGAGGCTCGACATATCCCTTTGGCGTGGCAAAATCAACCTCAAGATCCGTATCGATAACAGAAATACCAGGACCTTCTGGGACGACGGACATGATAAGGAATTCGAATGTGAGTGAATTGTAGGTGATTTCAATGATGTCGTTAGGAGAAAGAGTAGAGTAGAAGCGAAGGGCAGATTCGAGGCTATGCGTGGTTTGAGCTACGTACGAAGCAGAGGAATGAAGGGCGAACTTACACAGATTTGGGATCGGATACTTGGAGGAAATCCGTACTCTGTGCTTGAATTTTAACCATCTTTCCTTTTGGTAACTTGGCGCCCGTGAGTCGTACGGGATCGCCTTCTTCGAGGTTAAGCCGCTTCATCATCTACTTTATATTAGCTACGGCCTGTATCAGAAAAGGGACATACCCAGGCAGGAAGATGTACAATCCCTTCTTCAGCAATAAACTCCAGCACACCGGCATGTGTAGTGTGTTGTGTGGGTGAGCGAGGGTTGCGGAGCTGGAATGTCCAAGGACTTGGAATGTCCAGCGCGGCTACATATCGTCAGAAGCAATTCCTCGAAGTTCTTAACGAGACATACAAAGTCTGGCTAACGCGGATGGAGGCATGATGACTGTTGACACCTAGAGTTAGTAACCCACTAAAGGCATCGCCTGGTAGACATACTCTTGCCGCCGTACATAACTTCCGGACGCTCTCTACCGCCCATCACAGCTGTTGAATAAGCTTTGAAATAATCATCGTACGCCCTGCATTCATCAGCCTTTCCCCCTTGTAGACAACATAATACGTACGACGGAGGAGGGGCACTGTGGAAACCACCGAAACCACCGCCCATGAGGTGAGAGAGTATACTAGCAGGACCGCCtggaagaggtggaggagcGGCGTAGCTGTCGAACTCGTCTACAAGCTACGTTAGCCATATCCTTTCGGGGAAGAGTGACATACCTTCAGAATCGTACCCGTGATTCATTGTGGTGAAGTTGAAGCTGAAGTCGAGGTACAAGTCGGAAACGAATGCATAATAATCCGATACTGTGGATaatgaagaagacaagCAAGCGTTCGTTCGAGATGATGCTTAAGTCACGTGATCTTGACGTCAGTACCTCACCTTTACCTTCTTTAATAAGCCCTTCGAGGTGTATCCTTACGTAAATGTGCTCGACAACGCCGAAGGACAACGGCCCCGATTTCGAACGAGGATGGTAATCGGCGATAGACGATAGATAGATCACGGAGAAGTGATTGTATTATCTGGTCGTCCTAGACAACCATCTGCGACACTATCTGTGCGAGCAGGATATGTCCAACTACAATCCTCTCTTACCAAACGCCGACGAACCAATCACTCGCTCTCGAAcgctcttctttctctccaTCCGCGACTCCAACCCGTTCTCGCGCCCCCGACCTAGTAGAGAATATGGTCACCAAATCAGCCTTGATGATGTTGGTGGTGATGAAGGGGAGGAAGACAGACTGATAGGTGGGAGAGGAGGGTGGAAAGAAATTGGTATGAAGGGGTTACCGCCAAAATGGGTGGATTTGAGtgaggaggtggaggagatTCTGGGACGGACAAGAAACAAGAGTAGGCGGATCTTGGGCTTTGAGTTCGGTTGACTTTGCTGACTTTGTGGATTTTGGTGTAGTTGCTGCTCTGGATAAGCTACATGCGAAACATGTCTTACCTGGCTTCACAGATCGGTCAAGCGAAGAACGTGAGATTGAGAGACAGACGATTGACATCACTCGTGTAAGTCACAAGAATTACGTCCTCTTCCACATTCTCATTGACACTAAATGTAGGATTTCAAACGCTGTACATCTCTGATAGGCAGTATCACGCCAGAACGCAGTGCGCCTCGTGTACACGTACTGACCGCGAAGAAT contains the following coding sequences:
- a CDS encoding uncharacterized protein (Similar to TIGR gene model, INSD accession AAW46666.1) gives rise to the protein MSLPYTVASTVHLPPATISKLQDTFTSFIHRTDPSSAPFTKEELSKIQIFFTTGRGPPVDSLADVPNLELVQLCSAGADKAISSLAMKAYVEERKRGKGKGDSKEVKLATASGTHVLSIPNYVVAMVITLLHQLPRQIIGARTELRWLSEAECDMYGQAYYARKTFHRTAGLLGYGSLGRETARLLKAHGMRIIAANTSGKATPQDGYIIPGTGDKDGSIPEAFYSTKDPKSVKEFLNQCDVLVANLPNTPDTQHFLNKEKLEMLPKGAVLVNVGRGSLIPSNDLLAVLDTPNLFGAALDVTEPEPLPDGHPLWSHPKCIITPHLSGNTEGEMEIAADVLVFNVERMKDGKGVVNEVKWERGY
- a CDS encoding uncharacterized protein (Similar to TIGR gene model, INSD accession AAW46662.1), which translates into the protein MSNDWWSQTPSRYTSTPIHPTLSRSQSISQSTRTRFAGDELDPEDSRAADAVKFLPSFASSQAGRVALGTSPTGGMSVSVGSPQGERRSPQGRLSGSVHESNSPRHTTRARSLAQSAALSSSTANGPAPMDEDMPPTASLRDSVTEARVSTIVASNELPTPPSLLPTKSTTTLYIFGPPPHILSTLQPYLTQFGPIASYRPGPEGSNWYIVEYTAPLGAAYALRRHGEILGGQWMIGFKVGNGGTMEGVGPAAGERVPQGSSSQVSLPAAGTPIRVQHKEILKPKVVQPVVAKAAVKSGNDYAWDEPEGSGGWSGWVSEKLFGR
- a CDS encoding Ubiquitin fusion-degradation 1-like protein, putative (Similar to TIGR gene model, INSD accession AAW46661.1), which codes for MNHGYDSEDEFDSYAAPPPLPGGPASILSHLMGGGFGGFHSAPPPSAYDDYFKAYSTAVMGGRERPEVMYGGKIIMPPSALARLSALDIPSPWTFQLRNPRSPTQHTTHAGVLEFIAEEGIVHLPAWMMKRLNLEEGDPVRLTGAKLPKGKMVKIQAQSTDFLQVSDPKSVLESALRFYSTLSPNDIIEITYNSLTFEFLIMSVVPEGPGISVIDTDLEVDFATPKGYVEPPRPEPKPIPTMADKLNIDLSSNEPTASGAASVSGGSRPGTSMGTQTPVESFTGVGQSLSGKKVKGKGLAKKIEEVDSSSKINRADGPRIINTSSLSSANAQVPSALILPEGKFFFGFKYIPYDPSKAPKPSLADQQKVELQPFGGEGNTLKNGKRVGGGEGKGKEKEKAADEEKEDPWAKLGSGNTLKRTTATAASSSSNPVPASAPQKEFETRKATEQEIIDATMLDEDDFMFEDEEDDEDDVIEIDSDYE